A window from Myxocyprinus asiaticus isolate MX2 ecotype Aquarium Trade chromosome 37, UBuf_Myxa_2, whole genome shotgun sequence encodes these proteins:
- the LOC127427970 gene encoding coiled-coil domain-containing protein 120-like, which translates to MEVKGHLITAMGLGAPDVQGCQDGKLQTERISELQERKQSLQSLLNSRLGELRQVCLQEAELTGKLPSDFPLEAGERPPFVQRRAGLAPHVTSREEDDPGQRRQMKALFSGALRRSIDSDKNILHSKRTVHRGCHTEENVKSESSSMSDSTSHDNEDSTPSVAPEHRSLSHPRLAAGSPDSRLCRKLSPVEIYYEMRTRRNSASSSVRPEISGGFTLKQWCGSPDVPQFVPLVPLEGSSSERRSCPYSSRARRSNSSEALLDRSNIPEPGPPHNGMPYRAGPYKSSESLTDGKLRQIYQGSPERQMMGFKEQGRMRSSLGGQSSGMGYNEILMDYIWGKQQKRPVQNQSTGRIWPDFSSPPSGTPPHYNGFSHSQLHLAAAPPSYSPMLLQGQEAEHRRVKVTRTKSCGPFIPLQQHPQDAVLFSAYDPLLTSSGSTTSSIPNLLPHHTELSAGAAFGRRPPQFSLATPEDSTRSLHKALALEGLRDWYLRNALGYSTTAKGHDGLGMRHSHTHHLVHQPQSIPADPLYSHRQIPQSASFHGHPLHARSVELSLYPEPFPSEGSTQKESGSEPPSPGTLV; encoded by the exons TGGAGGTCAAAGGTCACCTGATCACTGCCATGGGCTTAGGGGCTCCAG ATGTCCAGGGCTGTCAGGACGGCAAGCTGCAAACCGAGCGAATCTCAGAGCTGCAGGAACGAAAACAGAGTCTGCAGAGCCTTTTAAACAGTCGTCTCGGAGAGCTTCGACAAGTGTGTCTTCAGGAGGCG GAACTCACAGGAAAGCTTCCAAGTGATTTTCCTTTAGAGGCAGGGGAAAGACCTCCATTTGTTCAACGCCGTGCTGGCCTGGCCCCTCATGTTACCTCAAGAGAAGAG gATGATCCAGGACAGCGAAGGCAGATGAAGGCTCTCTTCAGTGGCGCTTTGCGCCGGAGCATAGATTCTGATAAAAACATATTGCACAGTAAGAGGACTGTTCATCGGGGATGCCACACAG AGGAAAATGTGAAGTCCGAAAGCAGTTCGATGTCAGACTCAACATCTCACGACAACG AGGATTCAACACCCAGTGTTGCACCTGAGCATCGCTCCTTGTCTCACCCCAGGCTGGCTGCAGGCAGTCCTGACAGCAGGCTCTGTAGAAAGCTGTCCCCTGTGGAGATCTACTATGAAATGAGGACTCGACGCAACTCTGCCTCAAGCTCTGTGAG ACCTGAGATTTCTGGTGGTTTTACACTAAAGCAGTGGTGTGGCAGTCCAGATGTCCCTCAGTTTGTACCTCTCGTCCCTTTGGAGGGCTCCTCCTCTGAGCGTCGCAGCTGCCCCTACAGCTCCCGGGCTCGCCGTAGCAACAGCTCAGAAGCACTGCTTGACCGCTCTAATATCCCCGAGCCTGGCCCTCCCCACAACGGTATGCCATATCGAGCTGGACCGTACAAGAGCTCAGAGTCCCTCACAGATGGGAAGCTCCGTCAGATCTATCAAGGCAGCCCAGAGAGACAGATGATGGGATTTAAAGAACAGGGTCGAATGCGCTCCTCTCTTGGTGGCCAAAGCAGTGGCATGGGTTACAATGAAATTTTGATGGACTACATTTGGGGCAAACAGCAAAAGAGGCCAGTGCAGAACCAGTCAACAGGACGAATCTGGCCGGATTTCTCCAGTCCTCCATCAGGCACTCCTCCACACTACAATGGTTTCTCACACTCGCAGTTGCATCTGGCTGCTGCCCCACCTTCCTATAGCCCCATGCTGTTGCAGGGCCAAGAGGCCGAACACCGTCGGGTCAAAGTGACTCGAACGAAATCCTGTGGCCCCTTCATACCACTGCAGCAGCACCCACAGGATGCTGTGTTGTTCTCGGCTTATGATCCTTTGCTCACCTCCTCTGGGTCCACCACCTCTTCGATTCCCAACCTGCTGCCCCATCATACAGAGCTGTCTGCTGGTGCAGCTTTCGGGCGCAGACCTCCTCAATTTTCTCTGGCTACCCCTGAGGACTCTACGCGGAGTCTGCACAAGGCACTGGCTCTGGAGGGACTCCGTGACTGGTATCTGAGGAACGCCTTGGGCTATTCCACTACGGCCAAAGGTCATGATGGACTTGGTATGCGCCATTCACATACTCACCACCTGGTGCACCAGCCTCAATCCATTCCAGCCGACCCACTGTATTCACACCGTCAAATACCTCAGTCAGCTTCATTCCATGGGCATCCCTTGCATGCCAG GTCTGTGGAGCTCTCTCTCTACCCAGAGCCTTTCCCCTCAGAGGGGAGCACTCAAAAAGAGTCAGGCTCTGAGCCCCCTTCACCTGGAACGCTAGTCTGA